gcaaagcgagactaggcaaagcgagactagtaaTGGAATGATTCTTGCTCCGGGTGCAAGAGGTACTGGCTTACTTTCTGTGATGGTTTTTGTGTTAATGTTTCTAATGCTAATCAAGGTCccaacatgtttaaaatggAAGTTTCTCTCATCCCAGTGAGAACCTTTAGCCCACATGGAAAGTGTATGACTGTTTCACTGCTATCACATCTCTTCGCCCCTAATTATTCCAAGGAAGTCAATCTTCTCTTCTGCCATCTTgtgttcattttcaaaatacagAAAGGATGTGATTAAGAATGAAATGTAGTAGCTGATGCCAAGAATTAGTGGTGGGGATATAATGCAAAAATGTgtctgaagctgaagaaatTTCATGCGCTTAGTTAGTATTCTGCTCTTCACGTCACTACTACAGCTCACTTCGAGATAAGAGATCAGCTGACTGCTTAGCATTTGTACAGTTTACAAGTGTTTAATACCTGTAAAGCTTTCATAGCATGAGGTAGACACCAGTTTCATGAGGTTAAAAGGTCTTATTTTAAATGCCAAACTGTTATGTaaattttaaaggggtgatagaatgattatatagggtatttcacactgttccttatggtctcctaatggggtatgtaacattggttgggctgaaaatggcctggttgatattttattggcccttatgcatccctgtgttttggccctatttgtaacaagagcttttcttccaaatatggtatggtcatgaatatttagatgagctgcgcgctgattggttgagcgacttgccattcgcacatattagagacgccactgattggttgagcgaatccccaatacacatacattagagaagcgacagaatctcatattccagacactgcaatgtttcattaccaaattcacttctgagacttttttagccggaaatcaactatataaagctgaaatatgagccgttttacaaaatttgatggctaattgcaaatttggtaagacgtgtcggactttaggagctccacacagtctgacgagaaaccggcagcctgctgggctccatacccagcgcaaaagtcaccctttgtggatactgcactacgggctcCCGTCAGCGGCCGCCggcataactctaatatatttacggtttgaatttcggtcacgccactttgattttaaggcatttttatgaacgtgaggcgccTTGTAGACGCAGCAGCTGCTTGccatatgtcccattcattacaatggggaaataccgcagctagctagctacactgtcgccataactaaattatatttacagtttgaatttcgtcacgccacttatataacatcattccccaatgtcttataaagctaaccgttgtgtccgatttgattttaaggcatttttatgaacgcgaggtgtctttgtaggaccagcagctgcttgctatatgtcccattcattacaatggggaaatatcgcagcttgctcactttcgcataactaaagtatatttacagtttgaatttcgtcacggcatgaatattacaggttcctcaaggtcttacaaagcttagctaacacttgtccgatttcggatttcaattgaatgtatttttgtgaatgtcagagttaggaggaggctagctagctctcattgatggactccatctcaccgcggctctaacAATGAGACTCGCAGccaaagaggctttatttccccgattgtttgtttaaataactcaacacacatacccattataagatttactggaacctgcgggctgcggtaaaagattgcgggcgtaacaagctcgctgacactgcggtcagggcggcaatgtagcaacccaggcagcaccaacaccggcactaaactccgacacacagtcggagaaaatttgcaattagccatccattttcgtaaagcggcccatatttgagctttatatgggtatttctcgcataaaaaagtttcagaagtgaattttgtaatggaatagcagagatctgcgtgacctagctagattcagaaaactacctgatctcaggtcagttgtgtagcctatgtaaatgttggggcgtgactgttctcttaaggttccggattttgagacgcttgcgtaagcaactcagctttgttgggatttgcccgttttcagtggcagtttcaaaatatgagattttcatagtaaaggggtgtcagtgggactttgagcttctatgtatgtcctatttacccaccgaactgtcgttattcaactatgacagggtaaaatcggttttgcattctatcacccctttaaccatATTGAACCCTACATCTGCTTTATGAAGAAAATCACCAATTACAGAAACAGAGAAATGGCTtgttggtctaggggtatgattcttGCTTTGGATGTGACAggtcctgggttcaaatcctgGACTAGCCCTCATATGTGAGATCACTATTTGATGACATTTGAGCCTTGATGTGCTTGAGCATTTTGCCCTTCTAAATCACTATGTCCACtaagaaaaaaacatgggaatTGGTCGTTGCAGCTTTTTAGGGGCATCAAACCACTAACAATACCCTCACAGAGTATATCTAAATACAGACATGGACTTTAGGATCATTTCAGGATACAAAGCAATTCAGCGATTCTAACTTATCTAGTGTCCAACTTTACTcttaaagctgctataatcaATACTTTTCCATTAATAATGAATGAGATGACTGTGAAATATGAGTCTATTGTAGTGGCACCTAAACCGAGGCCAAGTCACCAAgcccagagtgtatcgagaccgagacaagaccaagactttgaggggttgagaccgagacaagaccaagaccagaccaaacaactgaaaCTAGATCcctgaaacatacagtatatacgcAGCTAGCTAATATGTATAACTAATATTTGCTTAATCACTTTGGGTGAAGAGATTTTTGAAGAGTTTTGGTACAGAGGCAGATTGataactttagctagctagctttgctAGCGTCACTTACCTCTCTTTATGCTTCCTTACTAAGTGCCGCTAAGAATTTTAGGTGGTCCCATCTGTGTCAATTAGCATTACATTGCAGAATTTACacagtgttttctttaaaaaatatattaaataaaaagcaataaatATGTTATTACTGACGATTTGGCGGACATCtcccagacagccagagcttcttctcctgtcACCTACATTCACTTTGGGAGTGTGTGTTAAGGGTGGTGGGGAACGGGGGTCAACAGTATCACACGTCAAACTAGAAAggagtcaagttattggttgcatttgaagcaggaagttttacatACAGTCACAGGAATAAGACCATACACAGGCAATTTcgtgatatccctgcagttgtggtcttgaaataaaatcccgaGTGCTCTTCATCCGAGACCAAGACAAGAAAATGTGGTCGATTCCGAGACGAGACCTTCGAAAAGTGGtctcgagtactacaacactggtaGTGTCAAACTCTTATCACCTGACTCTGCAGTTCCGCTTACTTTTGAGTTTTAGCATCTCTCAGATTATTGTTTTGGATGTACGGCCCACAACTTCACTGTTTTTGATTCACACTTAAAGCCCTCAGCAGCAtcgtttccagcagcagcaggcaactgttttatgtaaatatcTCCAAAAGGCCCCTGCACACCACCTGCCCAGCACACAACAGCTGACACCGTTCGTGAATAGCTGGTAAACATTACATAGCAGAGCATTTAGCAGTTAGAGAAACAGATATTTCCCTCTGGAGTTTGTGAAGATAAAAACAGACCTAAAAAGGAAAACGCGTATTAGACAGGGGGCCACAACCATCCCTCCAAATGAATGCCAACATTGCTCCGTGTCTGCTGGATGTCTAAACAAGCAACTGGCAATTTAAAAGGTGATATGTTAGTGTTGTGATCACAGCTTGTTTCCACTTCGCCCAAGTTACCACACAATctgttattgcaggtttaatcATATTACACTTATTTgctaaatatgcatttatataCATTATTCTCCCTCTGAAAAGTCTGCTGAAAGACATTCTCCAGGTTAAGCACAGACCGTTGGATTACTAGACCTTTACTAGGATTACATTGTGCTTAGGAAAAATTTACAATATCActcgtcaaaaaaaaaaaaaaaatctttatttaaaaaagtataccCAATTTGGGACACAAAGTTTCATTCGTGGAAATCAGTTAAGATGACAACAGAATGCTTCCTTACTATTATTTTTCACCAGAGATGGCGACTCaacaagatacatttttttgccTTGATATTTGATTCATCATCAACCCAGTCACTACATGCTACCAGAGCCGTTCCCAGCCGGTAGTGAAATGTATGGTATTCCTTGACGCAGgataatgaaaaaaatgactaaatatCACATTGTAACCTTGGGGATTTGGCCTGTGCTACCATGTAGACAGATAGCAGGTATGGAAGTCAGAGAGGCAGTCAGAACAggtaacaaaataaataacagcTGCTAATTTCTGGGGTCCAGTGGGTCCATGCAGACCTGCTGTAGAGTTTGAACAAACAGTCTGTGGTAGCATGTTGTGGCAGTGTTGAAGAATGCATCTGGTCCAGCAATGAGGGTGGGGCTCTGTGTAGTCCAGGCAGACTGCTGCGGTAGGGTTCAGTCTAAAAGGTGTTATGTGCCTCTGTGGGTCGATGCTGCGAAGCCAGCTTACCGTAGCCGCCTCTGGCTGGGTCGTAGTCCTGCCTGTACTCATCTCTCACCTACacaagaaacaaaacacaaccaGTGGCACAAGTAAATacacatatttcattttattttttatatatatatatatatatatttttttttttttttttaagttgaagTGGGGCTTATCCTAAAGTTACATCCAGGAGGGTATTTGTCTGTATTTTTCATCCAATGAGCTAGTTCTTGCTGCACATGATTATGTATTTGTTAACAACATAATAATATAGAATTTAATTTTTCAAATGCCATGCTATAGTAATGCCGTCTCTTCTAAAGGCCATAGTTAATCATGCATAATTTGTTTCGGACAGGAGACCACTTTCTAAATACCATGCTGGTatattaaaatgtcataatatagtgtattgatttttttaatgcCATTTCTGtacatgtcatttttcaaatacCATAGTATGCtgtgttttatattgttttccAAAACATCttcaatataaaaaaaggaCAGGCAGAAACGGTGGGATGAATACACGTTCATACTAGTACTCCTAACAATTAAGTGTCCTAATCCTCACCTGTCCTCCAGATTTGCCGCGGCCGTACTGCCGCCCCTCCTTGAAGCCGGCGTCCCAGTCTGTCCTGATGATACGGTCGTCCAGCCGTGTGCCATTAATGAAGCGCATGGCATTTTCTGCACCTGTACGTGTGTAGTATCTGGTACAGCAGGGGTTAAGGTCTGTTGCAGACTCCTTAGTCTCattttgccagaccttcctccacagcgctgcgaaggaaggtctggctagtccacatagcattccgggatacgagaaaaacgtgctctggtttattgccatttctttaaaccaatcacaatcatcttgggggGTGCTCAGCACCCGacagagcaacggtgccgctgcaaagcaggctcgggaaggaacttgttttggtggaacgtgtacgtttaaaagttgttttagtcgtgcaacagaaaactcagattggacagatagtctagctagctgtctggagttaccctgcagagatctgaggagcagttaatcatagtcctcataaatccaacAGAGTTTAAacttccaacacaaagaaagcggaaggcaACGAACATCTGgcccgaaaagagtgaaatccggcggaatttccgtctgcaacggagcaatcccggaggTGGAACGTCGCGGCTATAGACTACGGACTCCTAAAGTTGCACAACATGCACACTTCATGCTATGGTGGTAAAACTTATagctaataataatacataatacttTGGTTAGTAACCAGGCAGGCAGATTGTTGACCTGGCATCGTGGTGCGTTTGCTGTGCATGTGGGTTAATgcaagtatttttatttattattatttaaatctttttattGGGTCTCACATTTACAAGGATACTCCACGAAGCAGAATCCGCAGGCTGTCTTCTTGACTTTATCCAGGCCAATGATGATGCGCTTGACGTCTCCACTTTTAGAAAATatctcatgcacctgttcatcAGTTACAAAGACAAACGTGACAATCATGTAAGAGATTATAATATATATCTGTTGAGTGTTAGGAGACTATCCTGGAAATACTTTTAACACTAATACAAACAATAAGTAGGTTTCAAATATATCACAATTTCAATACATTCCACTAGCTTTGTCTCTGGTTTTAAATAGCAAGTTTTAAACAGAACGCAAAAGTATACCACACTCATTCACATTACAACTCGCTCACTGCTAGAGTCACAAGGCTTTGGGGACCTGTTAAAAAAATTAGAagtcataaaataaataaataaataaagatggaAAAACTCGCAAAACAACAAATCTTTAAGTGAAATCCATCTTTCATTCCATTCCATCTTCTTGTCATAAAAGAACATAATGATTATTCAACATCTTTGTGTAATTACATTGAGAGCAATGCAAAaaccggagtcaaattccttgtatgtgcacacatacttggccaataaGTAGTACCGGCAGTGTATCCTACCTGGTCCTCGGTGGTGTAGAAGGAGAGATTCCCAACATACAAAGTGTTGCTCTGCTTCAGCAGCTTCTCCTGATCATAGCGGTTGCCCTAAAAACACAAGCAACATGCAAAAACAATATGAGTGACTAAGCACCTGTAGTTACCTAATACACCTCTATCTAACTGAGTGGATAGCCGTTTCAGAGATTTTTATACCACCAATGGTATCAGTTATTTAATGTAGGTAACGtatttaatgattttaaatgAGCGCAGAGAACTCCAGGAAACTGCCTTGTTTAAATGCAAACTGAAAAAGATTGTGGTCAatccaggggcgtagcacacaattctgggaaagaaagaaagaaagacccCTGCACATTCCGTATATTTTTGCATTTCCATTTTGAAATTTTTGCACATCCCCCTACATTTTTGTACATCCTGCACAAACCATACAGCCTCTTTTTTCCTTGTTAATGTTGAATagttatatgtatgtgttatttgtttctgtatttatttatttattgtttgtttattttacattattgttttttatgtatgcaccatcaACCAAAGCAAATTCCCAGTTAGTTCTACTTACCTGGGAATAAATCGATTTCTGATTCTGACTACCTGACCATTGCACATAATACATCCTGATCTTTGGCACATCTGCACAAAACCATACAGCCTTCTTTTCCTATGGTAAAACATTCATGTTGTACATATGTGTAAGGTTATCGTGCCCTTTACATATTTGTTACTGTAATATTCCcgttttctctctcacactcatatatatatatatatacatatatatatacatacatacatatatatatatatatatatatatatatatgtagtattGTCTGTATCTGTACTTTGCTTTATTGTTAATTAAATTTTAATACGTCTGTGTATGCACCAATCCCCAAGGCAAATCCCTTGCATGTCTTACTTAACGTTAACGTTCCTTTGCGATACATtctattctgattctgaatgtACGTTAACGTTAagctactagctaacgttacaaacCAAATTGACGTTATAAATCCAAACGCTTGAGGCTCCTacgtgcagtacaacaaaatgtTAGAGAAGTAGCCAAGTGAATACATGACGATATCAGCTTCCCTTAATTTCTGTGCCAAATCCCAGAAATCCCCTCTGAGATGCTCCATACAAAGCATGAGCATACCGCTTTATTGTTAGCTAACGgttgctagctgttagctaaaatATAAACCGTTTGACGTTACAAACCTCGGGTATTGGCGGATATTTCTCCACTTACCTTAAAATGTTGGTCTCTGTATTGACTAATGTCAACGTAAGAATCGCTAATCAATGCGTTTAATTTAACAGACATTGTGAAGAAGTCACAGATGGACGGTACGCAGCAGCCCGCAGCTTTGCAACTGTTTCGCTTTTCCGGTTCCGGTCCACGTGTCTGTCCGTTaagaacttttattttttttattttttattattattattattattataagtaaaGAACAAATGTACAACGCCAGTATGTGCATATACAAAAAGTCAATACCAGAGGTGCATATacagaaaaaatatatgtagaaaataaataaaaaggtaaagattttttttttttttttttaaccgagaGCTTGTATCCTTATGTTGCACTACTGCCATCTTCTGGAGTTAGTTTGCTCCTACAGTGTCCAGaccaaccatagacagtatataagacaTTAACTATGTGGCGCCCCCTGTTGCTATGTTCTTGATGTACTGATTTAGTTTGATGCAGCGGTACattgaattaaaaataaaaacacgtcatgtgttttttttggatcTCACTCTACAAACGCATGCTATAAT
The Perca fluviatilis chromosome 9, GENO_Pfluv_1.0, whole genome shotgun sequence genome window above contains:
- the ncbp2 gene encoding nuclear cap-binding protein subunit 2, translating into MSVKLNALISDSYVDISQYRDQHFKGNRYDQEKLLKQSNTLYVGNLSFYTTEDQVHEIFSKSGDVKRIIIGLDKVKKTACGFCFVEYYTRTGAENAMRFINGTRLDDRIIRTDWDAGFKEGRQYGRGKSGGQVRDEYRQDYDPARGGYGKLASQHRPTEAHNTF